From a region of the Candidatus Hydrogenedentota bacterium genome:
- a CDS encoding HNH endonuclease — protein MPEDLRRRVLFEAGHRCAVHTCKHTDVDVHHIIPYAQCQAHEFDNLIALCPNCHRLAEKGKIDKRSLYQYKVKLSAYWPSQPDRLTTLESNLEPESEIIGRWKAAYVREEFRSSVKSDIDIEYPIFDLPGIGSSALVNAPLDAVIKREIAWFLDTVKSVWDDGCFDEDGEAFSGPECFLIGRYDIAQLTRKVLSGRLVFRAYPGSAYSHISFHSFNYRLAASPSPIGICDIFSDPTEGLRKTSTYCLENLTRCFGFSEPSTSMLEGITPDPECFTNFNLHRHGFSIDFSQGQLGCTGYGAPSVFVPYEEVETFLNAAWFLQNLRWSDLQVWSE, from the coding sequence ATGCCAGAGGATTTGCGGAGACGCGTTTTGTTTGAGGCGGGACATCGGTGTGCTGTACATACATGTAAGCACACCGATGTCGACGTGCATCATATCATTCCTTACGCACAATGCCAGGCCCATGAATTCGACAACCTGATCGCTTTGTGTCCCAACTGTCACCGTCTTGCAGAAAAGGGCAAAATAGACAAAAGATCTCTCTATCAATACAAGGTTAAGCTTTCGGCATACTGGCCTTCTCAGCCGGATAGATTGACAACGCTTGAATCAAATCTCGAACCGGAATCGGAGATAATTGGTCGCTGGAAAGCGGCCTATGTTAGGGAAGAATTCCGAAGCTCCGTCAAGAGCGACATAGACATCGAGTATCCAATTTTCGATTTGCCTGGCATAGGATCAAGTGCTTTGGTGAATGCTCCTCTCGACGCTGTAATCAAGCGCGAAATTGCTTGGTTTCTCGATACAGTAAAATCTGTTTGGGATGACGGTTGTTTTGATGAGGATGGTGAAGCTTTTTCGGGACCTGAATGCTTCTTAATCGGGCGATACGATATTGCTCAATTGACGAGAAAAGTACTAAGTGGTCGGCTTGTCTTTCGCGCATACCCTGGCTCGGCCTATTCCCATATCTCATTTCACAGTTTCAACTACCGACTTGCAGCATCTCCATCTCCTATTGGAATTTGTGACATATTTTCGGATCCAACTGAAGGGTTAAGGAAGACTTCCACCTACTGTCTTGAGAATTTGACAAGGTGTTTTGGCTTCTCTGAGCCCAGTACGAGCATGCTTGAAGGGATTACTCCAGATCCCGAATGCTTCACAAACTTTAACTTGCACCGACATGGCTTTTCTATTGACTTCAGTCAAGGGCAACTGGGTTGCACCGGGTATGGGGCTCCTTCAGTCTTTGTTCCGTACGAGGAAGTTGAGACATTTCTGAATGCTGCATGGTTCCTGCAGAATCTTCGGTGGTCCGATCTCCAAGTCTGGTCAGAATGA